The following proteins are encoded in a genomic region of Clarias gariepinus isolate MV-2021 ecotype Netherlands chromosome 12, CGAR_prim_01v2, whole genome shotgun sequence:
- the LOC128534546 gene encoding zinc finger protein 271-like: MEEQNYKCLGHGKILSYQNNLKKDQHVHTGEKTYHCSQCGKCFTTARNLRQHQRIHTREKQYSCSQCGRSFATCNHLRRHQRIHTGEKPYHCSQCGKSFKTASEVRSHQRIHTGEKPYHCSHCGKSFKTASEVRIHQRIHTGEKPYPCSQCGQSFATCYHLRRHQRIHTREKPYPCSHCGKSFKTAGEVRIHQRIHTGEKPYPCSQCEKSFKSASEVRTHQRIHTGEKPYPCLQCGKSFAASNHLRTHQRIHTGEKPYFCSQCGNSFTSAGSLRTHQRIHTGEKPYPCLECGKGFARSSTLRQHQRIHTGEKPYFCSQCGKSFTSAGEVRTHQLIHTGEKPYHCSQCGKCFTCAGNLQTHQRIHTGEKPYPCLQCGKSFVNSSNLRTHQRIHTGEKPYSCIQCSKSFACSSNLRRHQSVHKG; the protein is encoded by the coding sequence ATGGAGGAGCAAAATTACAAGTGCTTAGGTCATGGGAAGATATTAAGTTACCAAAATAATCTGAAAAAAGACCAGCAtgttcacactggagagaagacatatcactgctcacagtgtgggaagtgTTTTACTACTGCACGTAACCTACGacaacaccagcgcattcacactcgAGAGAAGCAGTATtcctgctcacagtgtgggaggAGTTTTGCTACTTGTAATCATCTTCGgagacaccagcgcattcacactggagagaagccatatcactgctcacagtgtgggaagagcttTAAAACTGCTAGTGAGGTACGAAGTCACCaacgcattcacactggagagaagccatatcacTGCTCACACTGTGGGAAGAGCTTTAAAACTGCTAGTGAGGTACGaatacaccagcgcattcacacaggagagaagccatatcCCTGCTCACAGTGCGGGCAAAGTTTTGCTACTTGTTATCATCTTAGgagacaccagcgcattcacactagAGAGAAGCCATATCCCTGCTCACATTGTGGAAAGAGCTTTAAAACTGCTGGTGAGGTACGAATACACCAGCGCATACATACAGGGGAGAAGCCATATCCCTGCTCACAGTGCGAGAAGAGCTTCAAAAGTGCTAGTGAAGTACGAACACACCAGCGCatacacacaggagagaagccgtatccatGTTTACAGTGCGGAAAGAGTTTTGCTGCTTCTAATCATCTTCGgacacaccagcgcattcacactggagagaagccctATTTCTGTTCACAGTGTGGGAATAGCTTTACATCTGCTGGTAGCCTCAgaacacaccagcgcattcacacaggagaaaaaCCGTATCCATGTTTAGAATGCGGGAAGGGTTTTGCTAGGTCTAGTACTCTTCGgcaacaccagcgcattcacacaggagagaagccctATTTCtgttcacagtgtgggaagagttttacctcTGCTGGTGAAGTACGAACACACCAGctcattcacactggagaaaagccgtatcactgctcacagtgtgggaagtgTTTTACTTGTGCTGGTAACCTCcaaacacaccagcgcattcatacaggagagaagccgtatccatGTTTAcaatgtgggaagagttttgtTAATTCTAGTAATCTTCGGACGCACCaacgcattcacactggagagaagccgtattcATGTATACAATGCAGCAAAAGTTTTGCTTGTTCGAGTAATCTTCGGAGACACCAGAGCGTTCACAAAGGTTAG